Within Oncorhynchus gorbuscha isolate QuinsamMale2020 ecotype Even-year unplaced genomic scaffold, OgorEven_v1.0 Un_scaffold_3719, whole genome shotgun sequence, the genomic segment GCAGGTTGTAAaagagaatgtgttcttaatgtcttacctggttaaataaaggcaaaatcAATCAATATTGGGGTTTCGGATATAGGTAGATTTGGGATtgggtgtttgtacacatgaacTTCCTCTAAAAATGGCTCTTTTGTGGCTCCTCCATTTCAGGTGCTGTGTTCGTGTAAAGAGTACAATCGCTACAGTAGCTACATCAAGTCAGTTCAGTTGCTGTGGGAGAAGCAGTGCTGTGCAGAGCAGGTTAGGGTGGTCTGCTTTCTCGATGCATAATTATAAAAACACAAATGCTATATTGTAAGACACCTTTCCATGCCTTTTATTCCAACTGTGTATGTAACTTGCTGTCGCTCATGGATCGGGAAAGGGTTTTCTGATCACGTCACAAGACCAGGAAAAACTTGTGGAAGGCAAGGGTGCaaattaatctctctctctctcagaaaatGCTTTTGAAGCAGTTCCTAGTCTTGCAGCAGCAAGGGGAGGTTCCGTCCCACATCTCACTGACGGATATTAGAGATTGGCTCATTGCTAAGGGTAGAAACTACTTCAAGAACACGTGAGTGTTATTAGAATCTTTTACTCaaatttgttttaaaaaaaaacataagctAAGGTGTGGAATCACGTTGACCTCTTATCTAACAATAAGTTAAGAAATAGATATGGTGGACAGTTTGAGTTGTAGAAAAATTAAGGTAAATCATGTATTATGTTCCCTTGTATGTGAAGGTTTCAGAGTGAAATGGAAGAGGGGAAGAACCTTCACTTGGCCGAACTGGCTTGGGATGTGAAACAACGCCTCAGGCTTAAGGAGCTGGAAAGAGAAGTGTGCAGGGAGCTGCGCCTGGAGCGCCGAAACCGCTGGTCGGTGATTGGACAGGTAAGGATGGAACAGCGGCACTCCTAGGGCTGATATCAACTCACAGTTGCTTAAGCAGCAGTAGGACCTCAGTGTTTCTGTTGGTATCTTCATCCATttgcctctctttctcacccGTCTCTCTTAGCCTGGTAGCCAGATGGGAGATTGGAGACCCCTGggcatggagacacacacacctctgggaAAGGACTCTCCCTTCAGACACTCCACCTCCTCGATGGACACTCTTTCCAGTCAGATCTCGACTGAGAACCTCGAGGTTGCTAGGCTACATACTGCCAGACCACATATTGCCAGACCACAAACTGCCAGACCATCAACTGAAAGACCTAGCAGTGACTCTGATCACTCTGGAACCTTGTCTTCTGTGATGACCTGCTCACCACATTCAGCTAGCCCGTCAGTGGTAGGTCATTTTGGTCATGAACATGTTCCCAGCTTTCACTCTTTGGGGGCTGTAGGCATATTACTGCTTCCCTGTCTACCATCTACTGGGAAATCCATATCCaagtacagtggcaagaaaaagtatgtgaaccctttggaattacctggacttctgcgtaaattggtcataaaatgttatctgatcttcatctaagcaATGTCCACTGCgcttcccgggtggcgcagtggttaagggccctgtactgcagcgccagctctgccaccagagactctgggttagcgcccaggctctgtcgtaaccggccgcgaccgggaggtccgtgtgGCGACGCACAactggcctagcgtcatccgggtagggaggggttggccggtagggatatccttgtctcatagcgcaccagcgactcctgtggcgggtcgggcacagtgcgcactaaccaaggttgccaggtgcacagtgtttcctccgacacattggtgcggctggcttccgggttgggtgcgcgctgtgttaagaagcagtgggGCTTGGtagggttgtgtatcggaggacgcatgactttcaaccttcgtctctcccgagcccatacaggagttgtagcgatgagacaagatagtagctactaaacaattggataccacgaaattggggagaaaactgGGTAAACTCCCcctcccagaaatgtctgggaacttgcaggtgcctttgtggaagagtggggtaacatctcacagcaagaactggcaaatacttttgattttgaaccccctttttgttcagggacacatcattccatttctgttagtcacatgttcaGTTTatcctgtttgggatagggggcagtattttcacgttcagatgaaaagcgtgcccagagtaaactgcctgctactcaggcccagaagctaatatatgcagtagtagtagtagatagatagatagatcatcaaaggtaa encodes:
- the LOC124018023 gene encoding uncharacterized protein LOC124018023 codes for the protein MRVIDVSYNCLHDKHLKSFFRHPERKKRLVKQGLITSNEKVLCSCKEYNRYSSYIKSVQLLWEKQCCAEQKMLLKQFLVLQQQGEVPSHISLTDIRDWLIAKGRNYFKNTFQSEMEEGKNLHLAELAWDVKQRLRLKELEREVCRELRLERRNRWSVIGQPGSQMGDWRPLGMETHTPLGKDSPFRHSTSSMDTLSSQISTENLEVARLHTARPHIARPQTARPSTERPSSDSDHSGTLSSVMTCSPHSASPSVVGHFGHEHVPSFHSLGAVGILLLPCLPSTGKSISKYSGKKKYVNPLELPGLLRKLVIKCYLIFI